The Paenibacillus spongiae nucleotide sequence AACGGTACCAAGTGGTTTGTTTCATCCGGCATGCCTCTTTCGATGCTGTCCCTCGCAGGCTTGACTTCGGGCACGTCCCAGTTTCAATTTACTTACCTGCTGCCTGGATGTTTGGGGGCGGGTATTTATATGAATGCCAAGTACCTCGACGATCAAATGGGCAGCAAGATTGAGACCGTCCATTATGTTGATTTATCCGACCCGACGTTATCTCTGCAGACCATCCGGGCTGAAGACTGCCAATTTTCATATAAACATTCTATCTTTCAACATAAACCATGGATTATTATCGGGGCCGAAATCCCGATTTCAGAATATGATGAACCGATTCAGGGCGGAATGAGCGAGATCATAAGGAAATATAAGCTATTGAATGGCAAACTGTCATCCCTGTCTATGTTTTATCGTTTCTTTACCTATGAAATACAGGAGCTTCAGAATAAGCAATTCGCCATCCCCGCTCCCATGCGGAATATCGACCGATACCGTACGGGAAACAGGCATTTTGAGTATCGTTCCTGCGGCTCATTCTTTAAAAATAATTACAATGCGGGCGCTTCGATCGGCGCTCTGGTCGACAAGCTAAACTTAAAAGGAACCTCCCGCGGCGGGGCCGTTATTTCCCCTTACCATGGCAACATGATATTAAATCTTAACCGCGCAACAGCATCCGATATTCTTTATTTGAAGGATACCGTTTCGGAAGCCATACATCGGCATTATGGTTTTATTCCTGAGCCGGAAGTGGTCATTGTACAATAGCAAGCGGATGCATTTCGAAATTCACTTACCGGATCATAGCG carries:
- a CDS encoding UDP-N-acetylmuramate dehydrogenase, which translates into the protein MNNRYDVFNKLCLRQVSLSEHSSYGIGGDADYYAMPETVEQLLTILDVCRTYGMEFFVFGMGTNVLFPEQPKRGTLYVSLKNFADFRINGTKWFVSSGMPLSMLSLAGLTSGTSQFQFTYLLPGCLGAGIYMNAKYLDDQMGSKIETVHYVDLSDPTLSLQTIRAEDCQFSYKHSIFQHKPWIIIGAEIPISEYDEPIQGGMSEIIRKYKLLNGKLSSLSMFYRFFTYEIQELQNKQFAIPAPMRNIDRYRTGNRHFEYRSCGSFFKNNYNAGASIGALVDKLNLKGTSRGGAVISPYHGNMILNLNRATASDILYLKDTVSEAIHRHYGFIPEPEVVIVQ